From the genome of Alicyclobacillus sp. SO9:
GACGATAGGGTAGAAGACAACGAAGTAACGGAAAGCGATGTAGACACAACTGAGCAAAGTGCCTTTGATGAAGAAGTGGACCATCAAATCAGTCGAATGATGGGGGAAGGCGGCGTCGCGCCACCGGTGCAACCAAGACCCTGGAAAACCTGGAAGCAGGACAAGAAGCAACTGAAAGCTGATGATGACGAAGCACGTTTTCAGTAGAGTTTTGTAACGCACACATGCACTTGCCCCATCTGGCAAGTGCATGTTTTGCTAGCGTCAAATCCGTTTTCACAGGCGGGATCTGTACCACACAGCCGGCCTATTTCTCTGAAGGCAGTTTTGCCGTAAGACTGTGCCATGTGTTGGGCCCGACAATTCCATCGACGCCAATGTGCACGTTGCGCTGAAACCGTTTGACCGCGGCACCTGTTAAAGGACCGAAAATTCCATCGATAGCTCCCGGTTGGGTACCATAATAGCTCAGCAGGTACTGAAGGTCGGTGACTTGCTGGCCGCGGGACCCGTGCTGGAGCAGAGGACGACCTACAGCAGTCTGAGACAGCAAATGAGTCCAGGTAACCGGACCCACAATTCCGTCCATAGAGATTTTTTGCTGATGTTGAAAATCTCTAACAGCTTGAAGTGTATCCGGGCCGAAGATTCCGTCAATCCACCCCGGATGCAATCCCGCGCGGTACAACAGGATTTGAACATCCTTCACATGAATGCCGGTGTCACCGTACAGCAGCATCGGGTGTGATGCACTCGGGGAAGAGGAAGACTGTCCAGAGCCGCCGCTATGCCCGGGCTTTGCGGAATTACCGGGACCCCACACTTCCCGGAGTGCCGACACTGTGCCTTTGTAGACATCGAGATCGACCGGGCCCTTGATTCCGGCAACACTGCCTTTGTTGGAGTATTGCCAGAAAGTCCAGTCGCTCCACTGTTTTACATCTGCCGGACTTGAAACCTCCCAGTTTGCAATCCACAGGGGCGTTGACACTAACTTGTCCGGAAGATAGGTATTTGCAAAATAGGGCGAAACATAAATGAGCGGTGTGCGGTGAATCTGTGCCTCAAGTTCCTCGACCCAGGCGTCGACCCATGCCCCCAAGTCCTCTGGAGACAAACCGCCGTTATCTTCCAAATCAAGGACAGGCGGAAGGTCACCAGAGTCTGTCTGTTTCAAGAGGACAGACACAAAGTGGCTGACTTGCGCTTTGGCGTCAGATGCGCTTGGACGCGCAAAATGATATGCTCCTCGCAAGACACCTTCTGCTTTTGACTGCTCAAAGTTTACGGTAATATCCACATCGGTGTAATTTGTTGACTCTGTAGCTTTGATAAACGCAAAGACAATTCCAGACTTTTTCACCTGTCCCCAGTCGATGCTTCCCTGCCAATGAGAGACATCCATTCCTTTCGCACTGTCATTGTTCTTACCCTGCATTTTGGCACCCTCCTATCGCTGTACTTATATGACGGTGTAAACTTGACTGCAACGGACAAGCGCAGAGCATGGCGCGTATCCTCACATTTTCTTCACACCGCCAAAGAAACAAATGCTTCGACACGCATTTGAAGGGGACCCGTTTTTGCTATGGACTCCGTTTCTAGTATCTGCAAATTTCCAATTGGAAGTGTATGATAGAGGCAGATTGTTCACTTGTATGGGGGAAGGTCGAATGAAATACACCATCTCTGCACTGTTAACTACGGCTCTGTGCTCAACCTTAATGACAGGCTGCAACGCAACACAGCCTGTACCATCCACTGCTAATACAGCGACGAACACCACAGCAAATATTATGGCAAAAACAAACCTCCAGCCAACGGCTGTAGAAAAACGCACAGCCCCGGTTCGGCCTGCGCATCCCCCAAAACCTCCGTTGCCAAGCACAGTGTCAGGTCCTTTGCCTGACCCGTACTGGATTGCCGATCCGAAGAACTACGAAGTTGATGCGCATAAAACAGTCAACGAACACGTACCCGTACCGATTCTGGAATACCACGAAGTCAACTATTGGCCGGGGGACGCAGCCACTTTAAAACCAGGACAATTCAAACAGGAAATCAAGTGGTTACATCAAGAGGGATTTCACACGATTAACCTAGGACAGCTTTACGGAGCGATGTACTTCGGATACAAATTGCCAAAACGCCCGGTTGTTTTGAATTTTGACGACGGCTATGAAAGCACATATCTGAAGGCATTCCCGATTTTAAAAAATTACGGGTACCAGGGCACGGTCTTTATGGTCAGCGGATTCGTGTTGAACAAGCCCAACCGTGCTGTTAGATTCCCCAAATTAACGGCCAGTGAATTGCGAATCATGCAGCAAAGCGGCTTGATAGATATCGAATCGCACACAGTCCACCACACAAACTTGGACACCGTTTCGCTAACACGAGCCAAGGCAGAACTGACACAAAGCAGCCGTTCTCTGCAACGAGTCGTCCATCACCCGATGAAGTTCTTCTGCTATCCCTACGGTGGCTATACAAAAAGCGAATTGACAACAGTAAAACAGGCTGGTTACATCTTAGCGGTTACGGAACATGAGGGATATGCGAATGCGCGCCAAGGTGCAGTTACGCTCGACCGTATACCAGTGCTGGACTATACAACCATGCAACAGTTCAAAGCCAAACTTCAGCCCTCACTGAGGTGATATGATGTATAAGCGACAGACCATTTTGATTATGACAGTTGCAGGCGCCGCAGCGGGCCTGGTCGGTTTTCGAATGATTTCAAGGACTCATTTTAGGGAACAAAACAATACTCAGCAATCGAATCCAAGCTCTGAATCAAACGGGGTGTCACCTAGCAGGCTTCCCGGCAATTTAGCAGCCATGTTGTCACCGCTGCCAAAACAACCGCAGTCTGACACAGGCAATACTACAGAGAGAAATACTCAGGAACTTCAAAAGATACTTCATCAACGTGTGCGCATTCAATGGTCCCTCAACCAACAGTATCTCCTCGGAAAGAGTCTGTTTTTCCAGCACAAGTACGACTCTGCCATCAAAGCTGAGAACAAGGTCATTGAGCAGAGTCCGGAGTTTTACAAAGCCTACAACGTCAAGGGTATTGCACTGTGTTACAGCGGGAAGTATCAGGAAGGTATGAGCAGTATTGAGAAGGCCATTTCAATTGCTCCCAACTATGATTATGCCAGGTTCAACAAAGGACTGGCCCTCGAACTCTATGGACACTATGACCAAGCCCTAAAGGTTTACCATCAAACCATCCCGATTGCTTCGCACAATTGGAAGATGTGGAGCTATTACGGCATTGCAGCAATTTACGGTCGTCGGGGAGACGTAGCTGACACAGTAAAATACCTCCGTCAAGCAATTGCAATGGACCCAAAACACGTACGGTCAGTTGCTCGAACAGAAAGTGATTTTAACAAGGTGCGAAACAGCACGCAGTTTCAACAACTTGTGAAGCAGAGATGAAGGAACCGCCGGGACGACAAGCCGTGTCTCCTGCAACTGTTCCAAGTTTGCCGCTTTCACCATTCCCAAGCCTCCGCAACAGCATCAGGCTTCGCGAACAGATGTCTCTCTGCTGACGAAGCCTGATGTGTTTCAGCCTGTCACGGTTCTAAGCAAACTGTTCTTGTTCTGTCGATCCCGTTAGCGCTGTGGTAGACGACATCCCCCCCGCAATTGTCTGCGCCACATCGTCAAAGTACCCTGTGCCGACCTCTCTTTGGTGCTTCGTCGCAGTGTATCCATACTGTTCGCTGGCAAACTCCCGTTGCTGCAGTTCAGAATAGGCAGCCATCCCCTTGTCCTTGTAACTTCGGGCTAAGTCAAACATACTGTGATTTAGAGCATGGAATCCTGCCAAGGTTACAAATTGGAACTTGTACCCCATTTCGCCTAATTCATCCTGGAATGTGGCGATTTCAGCTTCACTCAATTTCTTCCTCCAATTAAAAGAAGGTGAGCAGTTATACGCCAAAGGTTTGCCGGGGAACTTCTCATGAATCGCTTCAGCAAACTTTCGCGCTTCGGCGATATTCGGTTCAGCTGTTTCACACCAAACTAAATCCGCGTAGGGGGCGTACGCGAGACCTCGGGCAATAGCTGCATCAATCCCCCCCCTAATCCGGTAAAACCCTTCTGTCGTGCGTTCTCCCGTCATGAACTCGTGGTCTGCCGGGTCAATGTTACTTGTTAAAAGAAAGGCGCCATTGGCATCCGTTCTGGCAACAATTACAGTGGGAACGTCCATGACGTCCGCAGCCAACCGCGCGGCAACCAAGTTTTTCACCGCTGTCGTTGTCGGCACCAGCACTTTGCCGCCCAGGTGTCCGCATTTTTTCTCAGAGGACAGTTGGTCCTCAAAATGCACCCCTGCAGCACCGGCTTCAATCATCTGTTTTGTCAGTTCAAACACGTTTAAGTGACCTCCGAAACCCGCTTCAGCATCAGCAACGATAGGAGCGTACCAGTAGGTGTCATGATTTCCTTCTATGGTCTGAATCTGATCGGCCCGCTGCAACGCCTGGTTGATACGCTTGACAACACTCGGAACGCTGTTGGAGGGATATAAACTCTGGTCAGGATACATGTTTCCTGACAAGTTGGCATCTGCAGCGACCTGCCACCCGCTCAGGTAAATCGCCTGCAACCCGGCTTTTACTTGTTGGACTGCCTGATTTCCCGTCAATGCGCCCAATGCCTTGATATGTGGCTCCGTATTGATGAGTTTCCACAGTCGCTTTGCGCCCATTCGTGCCAAAGTGTATTCAATTGTAATGCTGCCGCGGAGTCTCACGACGTCGTCGATGCTGTATGGACGAGTAATTCCGTCCCAGCGCGGATTTGTCTCCCAATCTTCTTTCAGTTCTATCTGTGCTAATTTGTTCATCTACGATTCCTCCTTGGTTTATTCATTGGCTAAAGCACAACTGCCCGCCTCGCTGTACACCATTTGCCGTGGCAGGTCCAAAATTCACGTAAGAAGTTCGTATCCCTTAAGCGTCAAAAACTCCTCCAGTTCATCGCTTTTTACTAGATTCCACAGCAGCATTGCCGCTTCTTCATAGCGACTCTCCTGGTATTTCTCGCCCATGCTTGCGGCTAACTTGGCTAACTCCGTGTCAATGACGGAGCGTACAAGCCCGAGCGTGACACTTTCACCGTCTGTCATTGTGACACCAGGAAAATGCGTCCACTGCCACAATTGGGCTCTTGATATTTCCGCAGTAGCTGCATCCTCCATGAGGTTATTGATGGGGACTGCTCCGAACCCCCGCAGCCATGCCTCTGTATATTCCAAGCCAACTCGCACATTCGTCTGTACACCTGACTCTGTAATTTCACCTTTTGGCGCAGTCAGCAAATCTGCTGCGGAAATGGACAGATTCTCTAATCCCTTGTTCAGTTGATTCGCTCCGGGCATCTGTTCATCAAATACTTCCATGGCCACAGGTACCAGCCCAGGGTGTGCTACCCATGTGCCGTCATGCCCATCCCGCGCCTCACGCTCCTTATCAGCACGCACTTTATCCAGCGCTTCCTGGTTCAAAACAGGATTCGACTTAATTGGAATTTGTGCAGCCATCCCGCCAATTGCGTGAGCGTTCCTGCGGTGGCAGGTCTTGATGGCCAGCAAAGAATAGTTGTGCATCATGTCCGTCGTCATGGTGACAAGACCTCTATCAGGCAAAAGGGATTCCGTTTTTCTTCTCTGCTTCTTGATATAACTGAAAATGTAATCCCATCTTCCGCAATTAAGCCCGGCAGCATGGGAACGCAGTTCATATAGAATCTCATCCATTTCAAACGCCGCTGGTATAGTCTCAATCAGGACAGTCGCACGAATGCTTCCGAACGGGATACCCAGGTTTGCTTCCGCATATGTGAAGACATCGTTCCAAAGACGTGCTTCCACATGGCTCTCCAGCTTAGGAAGGTAAAAGTATGGGCCTGACTGCCTGCGTAAAAGTTCTTTCGCATTGTGGTACAAATACAGACCAAAATCGAACAGACTGCCTGAAACAGGTTCTCCGTCCACTGTCACGTTTCGCTCGAGAAGATGCCATCCGCGTGGTCGCACAATCAACACTGCTGGGTCTTGTATGAGTACGTACTCTCTCCCGCTTTCGTTTACATACCGAATTGTCCGACGAACGGCGTCTCTAAGGTTTGTTTGCCCTTGCACTGAATTGTTCCATGTTGGCGAGTTTGCGTCTTCAAAGTCGGCCATGAATACGCGTGCGCCAGAATTCAGTGCGTTGATAACCATTTTCCTGTCGCTGGCCGGACCTGTAATCTCAACCCGCCGGTCACGAAGGTCCGCTGGCACCGTTGGAATCGTCCAGTCACTTTGACGAATGGCCTCCGTTTCGGTGAGAAAATCCAGTTGCTCCCCAGCATCCAGTCCATCTTGCCGCTCCTTCCTCTGCTGCAAGATGCTGTTCCTGCGCGCTTCAAAAGTCCGATGCAGTCTGGAAACAAAGGCCAGTGCATCCTGCGTAAGAATCTCCTCGAACTCAGGTGTCATCCTCCCATGAATCTCAATGTTCGCTAGTTCCGACGTCATCTCGGTACTCTGCAACTCTCTCCCTCCAAGCCGTCTACGATGGATTTGTGTTGTTTCGTGTCAGCAACTCGTGTTGTAATACACATGATTATATATGTATTCTGTTATATTACAATATGTCAAAAAGAAAATTTTTATTTTTCAGAAAAACACTTCACATTCCTTCTCCAACTGTTATATAATATATAAACAATATAAACATCTGTTATATAATAAAAATGAGGTGATGACGTGGAACGGACTGTCACAATGAATTTTGAAGAGAAGAATTTGACACGAGTCCAGCGGCTGATGCATCGCTGGCAAACATCTGAAAGACGACATGGAAGTCGGCAGCGAAGAATCAGAATGCAGTACCAGCAAGCACTGACGGACTGTACCTGTGTAGAATGCGGTTCAGAGTTCTCCGTTCAACGAGAAGGTGCCCAATACGTTTGTGACCGCTGTGCATCGGATAACGTGTAGGAGCATCGACCAAGACTCACCTCATTGATGTGATTGACCGAAATTTGTTTCACTCACCCTAATTTCCAGTCCAAGTGTGCAGCGAAAGGGCTGCACACTTGGATTCTTTGAGGACTAGTTCCCTCCATATGCACATTTACCCTGCGCAGATGTAATCACATAGAACAGGCGGCCCAAGCCAGTGTTGCAGAAATTGGGCAGCCTGTTTTTTTAAGTGTATTGTGGTTGCAAAATCACATCTATTCCCGTATTTTCTTGGTCCTGTTATGATACAGAAAATGTGTTTTGGAAATGGGGAAGAGTATGCAGCAGATTGTAAATCTTCACAACATATCGTGGAAAAAGGAAGGAAAGCAGATTCTTCAAGACGTCTCATGGACCGTCCAAAACGGCGAACACTGGGTCATCGTTGGTAATAATGGATCCGGTAAAACCAGTCTATTGAATTTACTCCATGGCTACGTCTGGCCTTCAACAGGAAGAGCAACAGTCCTGGGACATCACTTTGGACAAAGCAATATGCAAAATTTGCGGGAATCCTTAAGCTTAGTGAGCACATCCGTGTCTGAACGACAAAAATCAGGTCACCCAGAAGACAGCGCCTTGGAAGTGGTCATCAGCGGTTTATTTTCGTCGATTGGTGTTTACCGCGAAGTCGACCCGGAAGATATTGAAAAAGGCTATTCTGCCCTCGCTTTGTTCGGTGTACGACAGTTCTCGGACAGACTCTTTCAATCCTTGTCTCAAGGGGAGCAGCAGCGTGTTTTACTTGCCAGAGCGTGGATAAGACAGCCGCAATTGATGATTTTGGACGAGCCCTGCACGGGCCTCGACATAAAGACACGAGAAGACCTGCTCAGTGCCGTAGAGCAGTTGGGACGCCAGCAAAACGGCCCCAGTCTTCTCTATGTAACCCATCACATTGAAGAAATTATGCCAGCCTTTACGCACGTATTAGCCTTAAAAGACGGAAAAGTCATCGCATCGGGTGACAAGCACAGTGTGTTAAACGATGAGACTCTAAGTTCCCTGTTTGACCTTCCTGTTGCAGTCTCCTGGTCAGGGGATAGACCCTGGATTCAAGTAAAGTCCTGATGCTTCATCAGCATGGATAGTTAAGAACACCAATGCTAACAAGTTTTTCCGCCTTGCCTTTTGAACTATTTTTGATAGTCCGTTTGTGCTATCATAATTCTGTCGGGGATATCTTTCACATCCAAGGGTATTCCTTGCTTCAATTTGATTGTTCCTTGGAGGAGAGGCAACTTGATTAGAGATACGTTGGCTAGGTTAGAAAAGGCAATTGGTGAACTTGCAGAAATCAATTCTGCACTCGATGTAGCATCCATCGTAGCCATAACTGACGTCAGAGGAAATATAACATTTGCCAACTCCAAATTCTGTGAGATCTCTAAATACAGCATAGATGAACTGCTGGGACAAAACCATCGAATTATTAATTCCGGGTATCACTCCGAAGCATTTTTTAAAGATATGTGGAAAACCATTGCACATGGTGAGATATGGCGCGGAGAGATTAAAAATAAAGCTAAAGACGGTACCTTCTACTGGATGGACACGACTATCGTTCCACTATTAAAAGAAGACGGAAAACCATACCAGTACGTCTCTTTTCGAATAGATATTACCGAACGAAAGCAAACCGAAGAAACACTGGATACGCTCATTTCCACCATGCCGGACGTAGTCGTCTTTAAGGATGCAGAGGGACGATGGCTCAAAGCAAATCGGGCAGCCCTCGAATTATTGAACTTGGGTGAAGAGACTTACCAAGGGAAAACAGCTCTGGAACTGGCGGAACTGAGCACCGATTACAAAGGGACATTGCTGGAGCTTGAGGAAGCCGACAGTCCAGCGTGGCAGGCTGCGGAAACGATGGATTCGGAGCAGGAAATTGTTCACTCCAACGGTCGCGTTCAAATTTTCTCCATAACGCGAGTGCCGGTCTTTCAAAGTGACGGCAAACGCGGCGGTATGATTGTCATTGGCAAAGATGTCACAGAACAAAAGCAGACAGAGGAATTCTTGAGGCGCTCGGACAAGGTAGCTCTCGTCGGGCAGTTGGCCGCGGGTATTGCTCACGAAATTAGAAACCCTCTAGCAGCCATCAAATGGTCCATTCAGTTGTTACAAATGGACGGAACAGAAACCGAAGCCCAGAGTCACGAACAGTACGACATGATTATGTCTGAACTCGATCGGGTCGATGGAATTGTGGGTGAACTGCTCTTACTGGCGAAGCCACACGAAGTTCATTACGAGAATATGAAAGTGCATCAAATTACGAAAATGGTTGTCACCCTGATGCAGTCACAAGCACGCCGGAATCACGTCGAGTTGGAAATGCGTTTGGCAGAGAATCTGCCGGAGATTCGTTGTGAGCCAAACCAGTTAAAGCAGGTTTTGGTGAATTTGATTAAGAACGCGATTGAGGCTATGCCCACAGGCGGAAAGGTAGAAGTCACAGGTGATTTGCTGACCGATGACAGAATTCGCCTCAGAGTAAAAGATGAAGGCTGCGGGATTCCACAAGAAGAAGCCAATCGCCTTGGGGAACCCTTCTTCAGCACGAAAGACAAAGGAACCGGGCTGGGACTGATGGTTAGTCACCGTATTATTGAAGACCACCAAGGACGGCTCGATATCACCAGTGAAGTTGGAAAAGGGACCATCGTAGATGTCATTCTACCCACAGCTACGGCCTTCGAAACTGCGATTTGAATCGCTTTACCAAAAGAGCACACTCGGAACTGATAACTTGAGCTACCGGCAACTGCTCTGTCCGCGCCACATTGGTTAGCGCTTCATTGGGTGTCAAGCCTAGTATAAGTGTTCGAGAATTGAATAAAGTGCAACTTTCGCGGAAAGCTCGTGACGCAGTACTTCCATCCATCTCATGGCATCGGCATTTGATTCTGTGTCCGAGAAGGGTACCCAGTCACGGGCTTTCAAAGCGTCTGAATACAGATGATTCGGCGGCTCAATAAAAGGCGAAACAAACACGATGTCATTCTCGTCTAACGGTGCTCGCTTTAGCAGTTCTGTCGTCTCCAGGTGATGCGCACGGCTGCGCTGATCTCCTATACCTGCCATGACAATCGGACTGACACGCAAACCGGCCTCTTTTAAATAGGAAATGGCCGCCAATGCCTCCTCTGCCGTACCTGGTTTGTTTAGGAATTTTCTCATCTCGTCTTGCCCGCTCTCCAAGCCGACATAGACCATATCGAGACCCGCATCTCGCAGCGCAACCAGCTCTGCTTTTGATTTGCGTTGGATGTTAAAAGTGTCCATGAAGGTAGCAAACCGAACGGCCACAGACCCCAATTCGCGGTGTATCTGCTCAAACGCTCTCAACAGTCGTGCAAACGGCACCACCAAAGCATTGCCGTCCCCGAGAAACACTCCGCTTCTGTCCTGCAGACTCTCTGCAAAAAACGACCGGATTTTAGACAGGTGTTGCTGCAATTCACTCTCGTTCTTGATATGAAAAGGCCGATCGCGGTAAAAATCGCAAAACACGCACCGATTATATGAACAGCCCTCGGTGAGTTGCACAACAACAGACTGGTACTCTCCAGGAGGCAGGATGCTCACCGGCAAGTAGATGCTCCGAAATTGGGCTTGGTCTTGAGCAAGTCTCTCCGGATTCCAATTTTGTACCCGTTTCAGCCACTGAGCGGTCGTTGCGTCAAGACCAATCGATGACGACGGGTGCACTATCCGATACATGTCTTCCAAGAAACCTGTCTTTGTCCGCATGTCTAGTTCCTTATATGTCCGACTGTGGCTGTCTTCTCCACTGTCAGTAACTTCAACCATACGATGGTCAAGGCCGCGGCGAACCGTCCTGTGACGGCTGGACAGCATTTTAAACCGTCCCGTTCTATCAAAGTTCACGACTTGACCATTTGTGTAAACTTGAAGCGTTCTCTCGCGGACCTTGTATTGAACAGTGTGTGTATCCACCGCTGCACCCCCATGTTTCCACCTGACACAGACCTATTTTACTCGAATTACAGTTCTCCCGCGCACGGTTCCGTCCAGAATGGACGGCCCAACAGTAAGAACTTCAGTCAGAGAAATTTCCGATGTCAGCCGTTCCAGCACGGTTTGGGGCATTTCGTCATGTAGTCGTTTCCATGCTTCTTTACGTGTTTCAATTGGACACATGACGGAATCAATCCCCTGCAATCCAACGCCCCGAAGAATAAAAGGAAACACACTGGTTGGCAATGTGATGCCGCCGGCAAGTCCACAGGCAGCAACCGTTCCCCCGTATGTTGTACCTGCCAACAGTGCGGCCAAGGTGTCCCCTCCAACTGTATCAACCGCTCCGGCCCATCGCTCAGATTCCAGCGGACGCGTTGGGGCATCAAAGCGACCAATGACCTCGGCTGCGCCTAAAGCCTTTAGAAAATCTGACTCTTCCTGCCTTCCCGTAGACGCATATACCTCGTATCCATTGGCTGCCAGCAGAGCAACAGCGACACTGCCAACTCCGCCGGACGCACCTGTTACAACGACGGGCAACTCTTTTGCAATCCGCCTCTGTTCCAAAGCCATGACGGAAAGCATGGCTGTCAGCCCCGCCGTGCCATAAGCCATGGCATCACGGTGCGTCATGCCCCCTGGCAGCGGCACAAGCCACTGACTGCTGACGCGTGCCAGTTCACTGTAACCACCCCAGTGACGCTCTCCTACCCCCCATCCGGTCAAAATGACTTCATCGCCAGGATACCAGTTTGGAGACTGAGATTCTTCTACGGTGCCGGCAAAGTCTATTCCCGGAATCATCGGATACTTCCTTACCACCTTGTTCTTGCCCGTTAACGCCAAGCCATCTTTGTAATTTAAATCTGAATAGGCTATTGAGACGAGCACATCTCCTTTCGGCAAGTCCTCCGATGGA
Proteins encoded in this window:
- a CDS encoding GH25 family lysozyme, with the protein product MQGKNNDSAKGMDVSHWQGSIDWGQVKKSGIVFAFIKATESTNYTDVDITVNFEQSKAEGVLRGAYHFARPSASDAKAQVSHFVSVLLKQTDSGDLPPVLDLEDNGGLSPEDLGAWVDAWVEELEAQIHRTPLIYVSPYFANTYLPDKLVSTPLWIANWEVSSPADVKQWSDWTFWQYSNKGSVAGIKGPVDLDVYKGTVSALREVWGPGNSAKPGHSGGSGQSSSSPSASHPMLLYGDTGIHVKDVQILLYRAGLHPGWIDGIFGPDTLQAVRDFQHQQKISMDGIVGPVTWTHLLSQTAVGRPLLQHGSRGQQVTDLQYLLSYYGTQPGAIDGIFGPLTGAAVKRFQRNVHIGVDGIVGPNTWHSLTAKLPSEK
- a CDS encoding polysaccharide deacetylase family protein, with translation MKYTISALLTTALCSTLMTGCNATQPVPSTANTATNTTANIMAKTNLQPTAVEKRTAPVRPAHPPKPPLPSTVSGPLPDPYWIADPKNYEVDAHKTVNEHVPVPILEYHEVNYWPGDAATLKPGQFKQEIKWLHQEGFHTINLGQLYGAMYFGYKLPKRPVVLNFDDGYESTYLKAFPILKNYGYQGTVFMVSGFVLNKPNRAVRFPKLTASELRIMQQSGLIDIESHTVHHTNLDTVSLTRAKAELTQSSRSLQRVVHHPMKFFCYPYGGYTKSELTTVKQAGYILAVTEHEGYANARQGAVTLDRIPVLDYTTMQQFKAKLQPSLR
- a CDS encoding tetratricopeptide repeat protein, coding for MMYKRQTILIMTVAGAAAGLVGFRMISRTHFREQNNTQQSNPSSESNGVSPSRLPGNLAAMLSPLPKQPQSDTGNTTERNTQELQKILHQRVRIQWSLNQQYLLGKSLFFQHKYDSAIKAENKVIEQSPEFYKAYNVKGIALCYSGKYQEGMSSIEKAISIAPNYDYARFNKGLALELYGHYDQALKVYHQTIPIASHNWKMWSYYGIAAIYGRRGDVADTVKYLRQAIAMDPKHVRSVARTESDFNKVRNSTQFQQLVKQR
- the aceA gene encoding isocitrate lyase translates to MNKLAQIELKEDWETNPRWDGITRPYSIDDVVRLRGSITIEYTLARMGAKRLWKLINTEPHIKALGALTGNQAVQQVKAGLQAIYLSGWQVAADANLSGNMYPDQSLYPSNSVPSVVKRINQALQRADQIQTIEGNHDTYWYAPIVADAEAGFGGHLNVFELTKQMIEAGAAGVHFEDQLSSEKKCGHLGGKVLVPTTTAVKNLVAARLAADVMDVPTVIVARTDANGAFLLTSNIDPADHEFMTGERTTEGFYRIRGGIDAAIARGLAYAPYADLVWCETAEPNIAEARKFAEAIHEKFPGKPLAYNCSPSFNWRKKLSEAEIATFQDELGEMGYKFQFVTLAGFHALNHSMFDLARSYKDKGMAAYSELQQREFASEQYGYTATKHQREVGTGYFDDVAQTIAGGMSSTTALTGSTEQEQFA
- the aceB gene encoding malate synthase A, producing MTSELANIEIHGRMTPEFEEILTQDALAFVSRLHRTFEARRNSILQQRKERQDGLDAGEQLDFLTETEAIRQSDWTIPTVPADLRDRRVEITGPASDRKMVINALNSGARVFMADFEDANSPTWNNSVQGQTNLRDAVRRTIRYVNESGREYVLIQDPAVLIVRPRGWHLLERNVTVDGEPVSGSLFDFGLYLYHNAKELLRRQSGPYFYLPKLESHVEARLWNDVFTYAEANLGIPFGSIRATVLIETIPAAFEMDEILYELRSHAAGLNCGRWDYIFSYIKKQRRKTESLLPDRGLVTMTTDMMHNYSLLAIKTCHRRNAHAIGGMAAQIPIKSNPVLNQEALDKVRADKEREARDGHDGTWVAHPGLVPVAMEVFDEQMPGANQLNKGLENLSISAADLLTAPKGEITESGVQTNVRVGLEYTEAWLRGFGAVPINNLMEDAATAEISRAQLWQWTHFPGVTMTDGESVTLGLVRSVIDTELAKLAASMGEKYQESRYEEAAMLLWNLVKSDELEEFLTLKGYELLT
- a CDS encoding ABC transporter ATP-binding protein is translated as MQQIVNLHNISWKKEGKQILQDVSWTVQNGEHWVIVGNNGSGKTSLLNLLHGYVWPSTGRATVLGHHFGQSNMQNLRESLSLVSTSVSERQKSGHPEDSALEVVISGLFSSIGVYREVDPEDIEKGYSALALFGVRQFSDRLFQSLSQGEQQRVLLARAWIRQPQLMILDEPCTGLDIKTREDLLSAVEQLGRQQNGPSLLYVTHHIEEIMPAFTHVLALKDGKVIASGDKHSVLNDETLSSLFDLPVAVSWSGDRPWIQVKS
- a CDS encoding PAS domain S-box protein, which gives rise to MIRDTLARLEKAIGELAEINSALDVASIVAITDVRGNITFANSKFCEISKYSIDELLGQNHRIINSGYHSEAFFKDMWKTIAHGEIWRGEIKNKAKDGTFYWMDTTIVPLLKEDGKPYQYVSFRIDITERKQTEETLDTLISTMPDVVVFKDAEGRWLKANRAALELLNLGEETYQGKTALELAELSTDYKGTLLELEEADSPAWQAAETMDSEQEIVHSNGRVQIFSITRVPVFQSDGKRGGMIVIGKDVTEQKQTEEFLRRSDKVALVGQLAAGIAHEIRNPLAAIKWSIQLLQMDGTETEAQSHEQYDMIMSELDRVDGIVGELLLLAKPHEVHYENMKVHQITKMVVTLMQSQARRNHVELEMRLAENLPEIRCEPNQLKQVLVNLIKNAIEAMPTGGKVEVTGDLLTDDRIRLRVKDEGCGIPQEEANRLGEPFFSTKDKGTGLGLMVSHRIIEDHQGRLDITSEVGKGTIVDVILPTATAFETAI
- a CDS encoding radical SAM protein produces the protein MDTHTVQYKVRERTLQVYTNGQVVNFDRTGRFKMLSSRHRTVRRGLDHRMVEVTDSGEDSHSRTYKELDMRTKTGFLEDMYRIVHPSSSIGLDATTAQWLKRVQNWNPERLAQDQAQFRSIYLPVSILPPGEYQSVVVQLTEGCSYNRCVFCDFYRDRPFHIKNESELQQHLSKIRSFFAESLQDRSGVFLGDGNALVVPFARLLRAFEQIHRELGSVAVRFATFMDTFNIQRKSKAELVALRDAGLDMVYVGLESGQDEMRKFLNKPGTAEEALAAISYLKEAGLRVSPIVMAGIGDQRSRAHHLETTELLKRAPLDENDIVFVSPFIEPPNHLYSDALKARDWVPFSDTESNADAMRWMEVLRHELSAKVALYSILEHLY
- a CDS encoding MDR family oxidoreductase, which produces MQPDFSAVLLTQSENGRVTADVKRIPSEDLPKGDVLVSIAYSDLNYKDGLALTGKNKVVRKYPMIPGIDFAGTVEESQSPNWYPGDEVILTGWGVGERHWGGYSELARVSSQWLVPLPGGMTHRDAMAYGTAGLTAMLSVMALEQRRIAKELPVVVTGASGGVGSVAVALLAANGYEVYASTGRQEESDFLKALGAAEVIGRFDAPTRPLESERWAGAVDTVGGDTLAALLAGTTYGGTVAACGLAGGITLPTSVFPFILRGVGLQGIDSVMCPIETRKEAWKRLHDEMPQTVLERLTSEISLTEVLTVGPSILDGTVRGRTVIRVK